In Clostridium sp., one DNA window encodes the following:
- the rplA gene encoding 50S ribosomal protein L1, which produces MGKNYVESVKLIDKNVLYSPEEAIDIVLKTAKAKFDETIEIALKLGVDPRHADQQVRGAVVLPNGTGKQVRVLVFAKGSKVDEAKDAGADFVGAEEYVEKIQKENWFDFDIVVATPDMMGVVGRLGRVLGPKGLMPNPKSGTVTFDVAKAINEIKAGKVEYRVDKTSIIHVPIGKKSFESGKLVENFHALLDAIIKAKPSAAKGQYLKSVVLSSTMGPGVKVNPTKVLD; this is translated from the coding sequence ATGGGAAAAAATTATGTAGAAAGTGTCAAGCTTATTGATAAAAATGTATTGTATTCACCAGAAGAAGCAATAGATATAGTTTTAAAAACAGCAAAGGCTAAATTCGATGAAACTATAGAAATTGCATTAAAACTTGGTGTCGATCCAAGACATGCAGATCAGCAAGTTAGAGGAGCTGTTGTGCTTCCAAATGGAACCGGTAAACAAGTTAGAGTTTTAGTGTTTGCAAAAGGCAGTAAAGTTGATGAAGCAAAAGATGCGGGAGCAGATTTTGTAGGAGCAGAAGAATATGTGGAAAAAATCCAAAAAGAAAACTGGTTTGATTTTGATATCGTTGTTGCAACACCGGATATGATGGGTGTTGTAGGCAGATTGGGTAGAGTGCTTGGACCGAAAGGCTTAATGCCAAACCCTAAATCAGGTACCGTAACTTTTGATGTAGCAAAAGCTATAAATGAAATTAAAGCTGGAAAAGTTGAATACAGGGTGGATAAGACTTCTATAATACATGTTCCAATAGGTAAGAAATCTTTTGAGTCAGGAAAATTGGTAGAAAATTTTCATGCACTGTTGGATGCTATTATAAAAGCAAAGCCATCAGCAGCTAAGGGCCAATATTTAAAATCTGTAGTATTGTCAAGTACTATGGGGCCTGGAGTAAAGGTAAATCCAACTAAAGTTTTGGATTAG
- the rplJ gene encoding 50S ribosomal protein L10, whose protein sequence is MTKNRELKEAKVQEIKEKMEKSKSIVFSKYQGLTVEQDTELRKSLREAGVEYKVYKNTLSTLAAKELGYNDAEQILKGPISIAFGYEDVTAPARVINNYAKDHKALELKGGIVDGEFFDEDKIKKLATVPSKEILIAKLLGSFKAPVSKFVYLLDAISKQKDSASEEA, encoded by the coding sequence ATGACAAAAAATAGAGAATTAAAGGAAGCTAAGGTCCAAGAGATAAAAGAAAAGATGGAAAAGTCTAAAAGTATAGTATTCTCTAAATACCAGGGATTAACAGTAGAGCAAGATACAGAACTTAGAAAGAGTCTAAGAGAAGCAGGTGTAGAGTATAAAGTTTACAAGAATACATTATCTACATTGGCTGCGAAGGAATTGGGATATAATGATGCAGAACAAATCCTTAAAGGACCAATATCAATAGCATTTGGATATGAGGATGTTACTGCTCCAGCAAGAGTAATTAATAATTATGCAAAGGATCATAAAGCTTTAGAGTTAAAAGGTGGAATTGTAGATGGAGAATTCTTTGATGAGGATAAAATTAAAAAACTTGCCACTGTACCATCAAAGGAAATACTTATTGCGAAGTTGCTTGGAAGTTTCAAGGCTCCAGTATCAAAATTTGTATATTTATTAGATGCAATATCAAAACAGAAAGATTCGGCTTCAGAAGAAGCATAA
- the secE gene encoding preprotein translocase subunit SecE has protein sequence MATSNRKTKKNAVSSNKKSNFFKDLILEFNRITWASKENVKKASISVIAFCAVYAVIVGILDFGFNFIVQNMLK, from the coding sequence ATGGCAACAAGCAATAGAAAGACTAAAAAAAATGCAGTTTCATCTAATAAAAAGTCCAATTTTTTTAAGGATTTAATTTTAGAATTTAATAGAATAACTTGGGCATCAAAAGAAAATGTAAAAAAAGCATCCATATCTGTTATTGCATTTTGTGCTGTATATGCCGTTATTGTTGGAATATTGGATTTTGGATTCAATTTTATAGTTCAAAACATGTTGAAATAA
- the rplK gene encoding 50S ribosomal protein L11: MAKKVVGMIKLQLPAGKASPAPPVGPALGQHGVNIMGFCKEFNAKTNNQAGLIIPVVITVYQDRSFSFILKTPPAAVLLKKAAGIESGSGVPNKTKVAKVTKEQVKQIAETKMPDLNAGSIEAAMRMVAGTARSMGITVEE, encoded by the coding sequence ATGGCTAAAAAGGTAGTAGGAATGATAAAGCTTCAGCTTCCTGCAGGTAAGGCAAGTCCAGCACCACCAGTTGGTCCGGCACTTGGACAGCATGGTGTAAATATCATGGGATTTTGTAAAGAATTCAATGCTAAAACTAATAATCAGGCTGGGTTGATTATTCCAGTGGTAATTACTGTATATCAGGATAGATCATTCAGCTTTATATTGAAAACTCCACCAGCAGCAGTATTACTTAAAAAGGCTGCAGGAATTGAAAGTGGTTCCGGAGTACCAAATAAGACAAAGGTTGCCAAGGTAACAAAGGAACAGGTTAAGCAGATAGCAGAAACAAAAATGCCTGATTTGAATGCAGGATCAATAGAGGCTGCTATGAGAATGGTGGCAGGAACAGCAAGAAGTATGGGAATAACTGTGGAAGAATAG
- the tuf gene encoding elongation factor Tu: MSKEKFERTKPHVNIGTIGHVDHGKTTLTAAITTVLAKEGKAAATKYDEIDKAPEEKERGITINTAHVEYETDKRHYAHVDCPGHADYVKNMITGAAQMDGAILVVSAADGPMPQTREHILLASRVGVQYIVVFLNKSDQVDDPELIELVEMEVRELLSEYGFPGDDVPIIVGSALKVLENPDDPEATKCIHELMDAVDNYIPTPERPIDKPFLMPIEDIFTITGRGTVATGRVETGVLKIGDELEIVGLSEEKKKTVCTGVEMFRKLLDQAMAGDNIGVLLRGIQREEVERGQVLSKPGTVHPHKKFVGQVYVLKKEEGGRHTPFFNGYRPQFYFRTTDVTGSIALPEGVEMVMPGDHIDMNVELITPVAMHEGLRFAIREGGRTVGSGVVTKIVE, from the coding sequence ATGTCAAAAGAGAAGTTTGAGAGAACGAAACCACATGTAAACATAGGGACAATAGGACACGTAGACCATGGTAAGACAACACTGACGGCAGCAATAACGACAGTATTGGCAAAAGAGGGGAAAGCAGCAGCAACAAAATATGATGAAATAGATAAGGCACCAGAAGAGAAAGAAAGAGGAATAACAATAAATACAGCACACGTAGAGTATGAGACAGACAAGAGACACTATGCACATGTAGACTGTCCAGGACATGCAGATTATGTAAAGAACATGATAACAGGAGCAGCACAGATGGATGGAGCAATCCTGGTAGTAAGTGCAGCAGATGGACCAATGCCGCAGACAAGAGAGCATATACTTCTGGCAAGTAGGGTAGGAGTACAGTATATAGTAGTATTTTTGAATAAGTCAGATCAGGTAGATGACCCTGAATTAATAGAATTGGTTGAGATGGAAGTAAGGGAATTGTTGAGTGAGTATGGGTTCCCAGGAGATGACGTTCCAATAATAGTAGGAAGTGCATTGAAGGTACTGGAAAATCCAGATGATCCAGAAGCAACAAAGTGTATACATGAGCTTATGGATGCAGTAGATAATTATATACCGACACCGGAAAGACCAATAGATAAACCATTCCTAATGCCAATAGAGGATATATTCACAATAACAGGAAGAGGAACAGTAGCAACAGGAAGAGTAGAGACAGGAGTGCTCAAGATAGGAGACGAACTTGAGATAGTAGGACTTAGTGAAGAGAAGAAGAAGACAGTATGTACAGGAGTGGAAATGTTCAGGAAGCTTCTTGACCAGGCAATGGCAGGAGACAACATAGGGGTACTGTTGAGAGGAATACAGAGAGAAGAAGTAGAGAGAGGCCAGGTATTGTCAAAACCGGGAACAGTACATCCGCACAAGAAATTTGTAGGGCAGGTTTATGTATTGAAGAAAGAAGAAGGAGGAAGACATACTCCGTTTTTCAATGGATACAGACCGCAGTTTTATTTCAGGACAACAGATGTAACAGGCTCGATAGCCCTTCCAGAGGGAGTAGAGATGGTAATGCCTGGAGATCATATAGACATGAATGTAGAGCTTATAACACCGGTAGCAATGCATGAAGGACTGAGATTTGCAATAAGAGAAGGCGGAAGAACAGTTGGCTCAGGTGTAGTTACTAAAATTGTAGAGTAG
- the nusG gene encoding transcription termination/antitermination protein NusG, with translation MADKARWYVVHTYSGYENKVKANLEKTIENRNLYEWIDDVQVPMEEQVEIKDGKKKITLKKIFPGYVLIHMVMSDDSWYIVRNTRGVTGFVGPGSKPVPLTDEEVRTMGISEKPVNVDVSVGENVKVKSGPLENFSAVIQEINTEKKKIKALVNMFGRETPVELDFNQIEKLD, from the coding sequence ATGGCAGATAAAGCTAGATGGTATGTAGTTCATACATATTCTGGTTATGAAAATAAGGTTAAAGCTAACCTTGAGAAAACCATAGAAAATAGAAACCTCTATGAGTGGATAGATGATGTTCAAGTTCCTATGGAAGAGCAGGTTGAAATTAAAGATGGAAAGAAAAAAATAACCCTTAAGAAAATTTTCCCAGGATATGTTTTGATACATATGGTTATGAGTGATGATTCTTGGTATATAGTTAGAAATACTAGGGGTGTTACAGGCTTTGTCGGACCTGGATCTAAGCCCGTTCCCCTTACAGATGAAGAAGTTAGAACCATGGGAATAAGTGAAAAGCCTGTAAATGTAGATGTATCAGTAGGAGAAAATGTAAAAGTTAAGTCTGGCCCTCTTGAAAATTTTTCGGCTGTTATCCAGGAAATTAATACTGAAAAGAAAAAGATTAAGGCATTAGTAAACATGTTTGGCAGGGAAACTCCTGTTGAACTTGATTTTAATCAAATAGAAAAGTTAGACTAA
- the rplL gene encoding 50S ribosomal protein L7/L12, with protein MSKEEIIQAIKDMSVLELNELVKACEEEFGVSAAAPAAAAGGAAAGDGAGAAEKTEFDVVLKEAGAQKIKVIKVVREATGLGLKDAKALVDGAPKTIKEAVSKEDAEAMKAKFEEVGATVELK; from the coding sequence ATGAGTAAAGAAGAAATCATTCAGGCTATAAAAGATATGAGTGTTTTAGAATTAAACGAATTAGTAAAGGCATGTGAAGAAGAATTTGGTGTAAGCGCAGCAGCTCCAGCAGCTGCTGCAGGTGGAGCTGCTGCTGGAGATGGAGCAGGCGCTGCAGAAAAAACTGAATTTGATGTAGTTTTGAAAGAAGCAGGAGCACAAAAAATAAAAGTTATAAAGGTAGTTAGAGAAGCAACTGGCTTGGGATTAAAAGATGCTAAAGCTTTGGTTGACGGAGCTCCTAAGACAATAAAAGAAGCTGTAAGTAAAGAAGATGCAGAAGCTATGAAAGCAAAATTTGAGGAAGTTGGAGCTACGGTAGAATTAAAGTAG
- the rpmG gene encoding 50S ribosomal protein L33, with protein MRVKVTLACTDCKQRNYSTIKNKKNNPDRLELKKYCPFCHKHTVHKETK; from the coding sequence GTGAGAGTTAAAGTGACATTAGCATGTACGGATTGTAAGCAGAGAAATTATAGTACGATTAAAAACAAAAAAAATAATCCTGATAGACTAGAGTTGAAAAAGTATTGTCCATTTTGCCATAAACATACAGTTCATAAGGAAACAAAGTAA